One Thunnus albacares chromosome 12, fThuAlb1.1, whole genome shotgun sequence genomic region harbors:
- the LOC122993654 gene encoding nicotinamide riboside kinase 2-like isoform X1, translated as MKLIIGIGGVTNGGKTTLTNRLLKTLPNCCVVHQDDFFKKPDQIEVGEDGFRQWDVITALDMEAMVNTVKGWQENPVKFARSHGVSLAPESDSENGIHFLIVEGFLIYNYKPLLDVYDKCFYISVPYEECKRRRSTRTYTVPDPPGLFDGHVWPMYLKHRKEMESKCDRIEYLDGMTSKEDMYNKVYESIQNSLLNNL; from the exons atgaagTTAATAATTGGCATTGGAGG AGTGACCAACGGTGGGAAGACCACTTTGACAAATAGGCTACTAAAGACATTACCCAACTGTTGTGTGGTGCATCAGGATGATTTTTTCAAG AAACCCGATCAAATAGAAGTCGGGGAGGACGGCTTTAGACAGTGGGATG TGATCACGGCTCTGGACATGGAGGCTATGGTCAACACTGTGAAAGGCTGGCAAGAGAACCCGGTCAAGTTTGCCCGCTCCCATGGCGTCAGCCTGGCACCTGAATCCGACTCGGAGAATGGGATCCATTTTCTCATCGTGGAGGGATTCCTCATCTACAACTACAA GCCTCTTCTTGACGTCTATGACAAATGTTTCTACATTTCCGTTCCTTATGAGGAGTGCAAAAGGAGGAGAAG TACAAGGACATACACAGTCCCCGATCCCCCCGGCCTCTTCGACGGCCATGTCTGGCCCATGTACTTGAAACAcaggaaagagatggagagcaAATGCGACAGAATAG AGTACCTTGACGGGATGACATCAAAGGAAGATATGTACAACAAAGTATATGAAAGCATTCAGAACTCCCTGCTGAACAACTTATAg
- the LOC122993654 gene encoding nicotinamide riboside kinase 2-like isoform X2 yields the protein MEAMVNTVKGWQENPVKFARSHGVSLAPESDSENGIHFLIVEGFLIYNYKPLLDVYDKCFYISVPYEECKRRRSTRTYTVPDPPGLFDGHVWPMYLKHRKEMESKCDRIEYLDGMTSKEDMYNKVYESIQNSLLNNL from the exons ATGGAGGCTATGGTCAACACTGTGAAAGGCTGGCAAGAGAACCCGGTCAAGTTTGCCCGCTCCCATGGCGTCAGCCTGGCACCTGAATCCGACTCGGAGAATGGGATCCATTTTCTCATCGTGGAGGGATTCCTCATCTACAACTACAA GCCTCTTCTTGACGTCTATGACAAATGTTTCTACATTTCCGTTCCTTATGAGGAGTGCAAAAGGAGGAGAAG TACAAGGACATACACAGTCCCCGATCCCCCCGGCCTCTTCGACGGCCATGTCTGGCCCATGTACTTGAAACAcaggaaagagatggagagcaAATGCGACAGAATAG AGTACCTTGACGGGATGACATCAAAGGAAGATATGTACAACAAAGTATATGAAAGCATTCAGAACTCCCTGCTGAACAACTTATAg